The genomic segment TAGATGAGTTCCCTGTTTTGGGGAAATTATCAATAATAGAAGAGGCAGTAGCTTATGTTGCTGGATATGGAATTAAAATGATGTTGATTTGTCAATCTATTAAGCAATTAAGAGCAATATATGGTAAAGATAGCTCTATTATGGAGAATATGGGTATAAAAGTCTTTATGACACCTAATGATGAAGATACTCCAGAAATGCTATCTAAGATGTTAGGAAATAAAACTGAAATTATAAAAACAAGTAGTAGAAAAGGAATAGATGTAGAGAGAAGTTATAGTACTTCTATTGTAGCAAGTCCTTTAATGACTCCAGCACAGATTTCAAATTTACCATATGAGAAAATCTTCATTAGGATTGTAGGATTTCCATTTATAATGGGAGAAAAAATATTTTACTATGACGATAGAGCTTTTAGAGATAAAGAAAACTATGCACCACCTACATATCAAGGAAAAGAAGTAAAAGTAGAAAAAGAAGCAAAATATGAAGAGGAGAATTTAGAAATATTTAATGAAAATGAAGGGGAAAAAGATATTATAAAAGCTATGGAAAAAGCTAAAAACTCATGGAATTTTGATTAATAAAGGAGAAAGAATAGAATGAATGAAGTACAAAGAAAAACAAAGTTAGAAATAAAAAGAGAACAGTTGCTAAAAATTGAAGAGCAGAAAAAACAAGCTCAACAAGAAATTAAGGAATTAGAAAAGAAAGAAGAAAGAAAAAGAAATAATAATAATATTTTAGCATTTAATTTAGCCTATGATGGCGAGAAAGCTGTCTTAAATCCATTTTTATTTAGTGGATTAGCAAAATATATAGAAGCTATGTCAGACAGTGAAATAGAAGGTTTAATAGAGGAAGGAAAGAAAATAATAAAACTATCTAAATCAGGAAAACCTATTTTAATAGAAAAAGAGGTAATAGAAAGTGAACAACAGTAGAATAGATGTTGCAAATAAGACAATTATAAAAATATTTAAAGATTTAGAGATATATGATTATTTAAGTGATGATACGATTACTGAAATAATGATAAATACAGACAGGAAAGTCTGGATAAAGAAACTTGGAGAAGGATTTATAGATACTAATAAATTAGCTGATAATAATAAGACTATGAATATATTAAAAATATTGGCAACTTTAAATGAATTATCTTTAAATGAAGAAAACCCAAGATTATCAGCAGAACTAATTTATAAATTAACAGATGAAGAGAAATATAAAAAAGCAAGACTTGAAGGATTAATACCTCCAGTTGTTGCTAATCCTAAATTTAACATTAGAAAAAAAATTCCAGTAACTAAAAGATTAGAAGATTATTTAAAAGATAAATTTATTACTCAAGAACAATATGATTATTTTATTCAAGCAGTAAAAGATAAAAAAAATATTCTAATAGTAGGTGGAACAGATACAGGGAAAACTACCTTTGCTAATGCTCTTTTAGGGATAATGGATAGCCTGAATGAAAGACTAATTATAGTAGAGGAAGTAGAAGAATTACAAACAAAAGCTCAAAATGTAGATAGAATAACAATAACTGAAGGTGTTTTTAGCTCAACAGAAGCTTTAAAATCTTGTATGAGATTATCTCCAGAAAGAATTATCTTTGGGGAGGTTAGAGGAGCAGAAAGTTATGATTTACTTGGAGCATTTAACTCTGGACACTCTGGAGGACTAAGTACTATTCATGCTAATGATGGACAAGGAGGATTGAAAAAACTTGAAATGTATAATCAACTAGCTTGTCAAAAACCTATGAGTGAATTTATAGTATTAGGAATAAACATTTTAATTACATTAAAAATGGAAAATTATAAAAGATATTTAGATGAAATAGTAGAACTAGATGGTTATAATCCTACAACTCATATGTATGAACTAAAAACAATTTATAAAAGAAAATAGGAGGCAAATATGAATACTAAAATGCCACTTTATCGAGGTATGACAATAGATAAAACTGTAAGAGGATTACCTAGAAATATATTTTATTCATTATGTATGGCAGGAATTATTTCTGTTGCAGTATTTAATAATATTTATATACTAATTCCTTTTTTATTAATATATTTCATTTTAAGGACAATTAATAAAAAAGATAGCAAAATGCTTGAAAACTTCATAAGAAGAAGTTTAAAGAAATACATTAGTTATTAGGAGGCTTTATGGAAATCATTATAATAGTAATTCTTCTAACAAGTATTGCTTTTTATATAAAAATGGAGAAAGAATATGACCCAGAAAATAAAGATAGATTGATAGATTATACAGTATGGGGAACTCCAAATAGTAAATCTCAATTAATTCAAAATAAGAATAATTCAATAATGAAAATTTTAAGATTCAAGGGATTTGATTATGAGAGTTCAACTCCAGCAGAACTTGATTATTTAAGAGCAAATATTAATAATATTCTGAAAAGATTAGATGAAGGATATGTATTACAAGTAGAGGCAAGAAGAAAAAGAGTAACCGAATATCCTAATAGTACTTTCAAAGAGAAATTATTACAACAAATGGATAATATAAGAAAAAAGAAAGTAATGAGTGGAATTTATTTTGAAAGTGAATATTATTTAATAATTACTTATTTTTTGCCAAATAAAAAGCAAAGTAAGTTGAATAACTTAATATATAAAGAAAAAAAAGATATAGAAATATATAACTTAGAGGAAGAAAAATTTTTAAAAACAGTTGATGATATAAAATTAGGATTAAAGGATTTTGTTTCACAAATTGAAGATATGAATATAGATGAAATGCTTACTTTTTTACATAGCTCATGTAGTTTAAAAGACCACTATGTAAAAAGTATGGGGGACTTGGTAGAATTGGATAGTTATATCTCTGATACAACTATTACAGTTGGAGAAACATTAAAATTAAATGGAACTCATTATGTAGGTTTAATATCATTACTATCTTATCCAGATGAAACATGGACAGGAATGTTTGATATTATAAATAAATTAAGTATTGAATATAAATGGACTATGAGATTTATATTTCAAGATGATAATAAAGCTGTTGTAGAAGGTAAAGATAGGGCAAAACATTTTCATAATGAAAAGAAAGGAATATTAGCAGGAATATTAGAGCGTAAATTAGAAGTCCATGCTGAAGAGTCAAGAGAAAAAGAATTAAGAGAAGAAGAATGTAATAACTATGTATTAGATATAGAAAATGGAGCAGTAAAATCAGGATATTATACCTTTGTTTTAACTCTAATTAATGAAGATAAAAGAAAATTAGAAGATGATATGAAGCTAATTGAAAAAGAAATTAATAAATTAGGGTTTACAACAGTTCAAGAGAAAGTAAATTCATTAGAAGTATTTGTATCTACATTAGCAGGAAATGTTGAATATAATATTAGACGTCCAATATTACATACTGGAAATTATATAGATTTAATTCCTTTAGGAGCTGATTGGGACGGAGATAAGATAAATAAACATTTTAATCAAGAAGCTCTTTTATATGCAGA from the Candidatus Fusobacterium pullicola genome contains:
- the tadA gene encoding Flp pilus assembly complex ATPase component TadA, with the translated sequence MINTDRKVWIKKLGEGFIDTNKLADNNKTMNILKILATLNELSLNEENPRLSAELIYKLTDEEKYKKARLEGLIPPVVANPKFNIRKKIPVTKRLEDYLKDKFITQEQYDYFIQAVKDKKNILIVGGTDTGKTTFANALLGIMDSLNERLIIVEEVEELQTKAQNVDRITITEGVFSSTEALKSCMRLSPERIIFGEVRGAESYDLLGAFNSGHSGGLSTIHANDGQGGLKKLEMYNQLACQKPMSEFIVLGINILITLKMENYKRYLDEIVELDGYNPTTHMYELKTIYKRK
- a CDS encoding VirB3 family type IV secretion system protein, which translates into the protein MNTKMPLYRGMTIDKTVRGLPRNIFYSLCMAGIISVAVFNNIYILIPFLLIYFILRTINKKDSKMLENFIRRSLKKYISY
- a CDS encoding conjugal transfer protein TrbE translates to MEIIIIVILLTSIAFYIKMEKEYDPENKDRLIDYTVWGTPNSKSQLIQNKNNSIMKILRFKGFDYESSTPAELDYLRANINNILKRLDEGYVLQVEARRKRVTEYPNSTFKEKLLQQMDNIRKKKVMSGIYFESEYYLIITYFLPNKKQSKLNNLIYKEKKDIEIYNLEEEKFLKTVDDIKLGLKDFVSQIEDMNIDEMLTFLHSSCSLKDHYVKSMGDLVELDSYISDTTITVGETLKLNGTHYVGLISLLSYPDETWTGMFDIINKLSIEYKWTMRFIFQDDNKAVVEGKDRAKHFHNEKKGILAGILERKLEVHAEESREKELREEECNNYVLDIENGAVKSGYYTFVLTLINEDKRKLEDDMKLIEKEINKLGFTTVQEKVNSLEVFVSTLAGNVEYNIRRPILHTGNYIDLIPLGADWDGDKINKHFNQEALLYAESGLGSSFKFNLHIGDIGHTLILGPTGAGKSVLLATLAYQWRKYKDNQVIIFDKDSSSRVLTAGVGGKFFDIGVDQIAFQPLKNIDDERELEWAYDWLLDILVAEGLEIQSEHKKSLLQSLKLVASMDKEDRTITQLLLQEQNKDIRNILERYTNGDNGVYGRYFDNNYDDFNAVNTWQVFEMGALFNTKIMQPMLSYLFHKLEIEMFNGKKTLLVLDECWLMLQNGIFSSKMLEWLKTLRKKNVSVVFATQQLSDIVKSSIKEAIFESCLTKVYLPNKEALSSDLFKDIYKEFGLNDTELHIIKNGKMKRDYYYKSQKGGKLFRLNLNELELAYVGASTPDEQNKCKEILKEVVITDEFNKKWQEYKQVSYEEY